One window from the genome of Paraconexibacter algicola encodes:
- a CDS encoding AMP-binding protein, with amino-acid sequence MHPGAHDPSKPALVMAGSGHVTTFGDLETAANRLSHLFRQHGLGVGDHVAMTIENAPVFLDVLWGAHYAGLLYTATSTALSAEELSYIVDNCDARIYVLSAKYADKAAAIKAATPTVEHYYSVGGDIDGYTSLENAIEGLPDTPLGEERIGGRDMLYSSGTTGKPKGITPRSLEAPYDAPHLITPVLKGLLGASPDDVYLSPAPLYHAAPLRWVMSYQQMGCTVVMMERFDAEEMLRLIEQHRVTSMQVVPTMFVRLLRLPQEVRDAADVSSLKAVTHAAAPCPPEVKHQMIDWLGPIIHEYYGSTEGCGVTWITAGQWLEHPGSVGKAVIGQPKILGEDGQEVAPGQTGAVYFAEGPPFQYHKDPEKTATVVNDQGWAQFGDIGHLDEDGFLYLTDRASYTIITGGVNVYPQEAEDVLLAHDAVMDAAVFGVPDADFGEAVQAVVQPRTLPSSAEEAAALEAELIAYCQSKLSKIKCPKAVHFRAELPRTDTGKLFKRILKDEYAKAAAEGREIAAV; translated from the coding sequence ATGCACCCTGGAGCCCACGATCCCTCGAAGCCCGCGCTCGTCATGGCGGGCAGCGGCCACGTCACGACCTTCGGCGACCTCGAGACCGCCGCGAACCGGCTGTCGCACCTCTTCCGCCAGCACGGCCTCGGCGTCGGCGACCACGTCGCCATGACGATCGAGAACGCTCCCGTGTTCCTCGACGTCCTCTGGGGCGCCCACTACGCCGGGCTGCTGTACACGGCGACGTCGACCGCGCTGAGCGCCGAGGAGCTCTCCTACATCGTCGACAACTGCGACGCGCGGATCTACGTCCTCAGCGCGAAGTACGCCGACAAGGCCGCGGCGATCAAGGCCGCGACGCCGACCGTCGAGCACTACTACTCCGTCGGCGGTGACATCGACGGCTACACGTCGCTGGAGAACGCGATCGAGGGCCTGCCGGACACGCCGCTGGGCGAGGAGCGGATCGGCGGGCGCGACATGCTCTACAGCTCCGGCACGACCGGCAAGCCGAAGGGCATCACCCCCCGCTCGCTGGAGGCGCCCTACGACGCGCCGCACCTCATCACCCCGGTGCTCAAGGGCCTGCTCGGCGCCTCCCCGGACGACGTGTACCTGTCGCCCGCCCCCCTGTACCACGCGGCCCCGCTGCGCTGGGTCATGAGCTACCAGCAGATGGGCTGCACCGTGGTGATGATGGAGCGCTTCGACGCCGAGGAGATGCTGCGGCTGATCGAGCAGCACCGCGTCACCTCGATGCAGGTCGTCCCGACGATGTTCGTGCGGCTGCTGCGCCTGCCGCAGGAGGTGCGCGACGCCGCCGACGTGTCGTCGCTGAAGGCCGTCACGCACGCGGCCGCCCCGTGCCCGCCCGAGGTCAAGCACCAGATGATCGACTGGCTCGGCCCGATCATCCACGAGTACTACGGCTCGACCGAGGGCTGCGGGGTCACCTGGATCACCGCGGGCCAGTGGCTCGAGCACCCCGGGTCCGTCGGCAAGGCCGTCATCGGGCAGCCGAAGATCCTCGGGGAGGACGGGCAGGAGGTCGCGCCCGGGCAGACGGGCGCCGTGTACTTCGCCGAGGGCCCGCCGTTCCAGTACCACAAGGACCCGGAGAAGACGGCGACCGTCGTCAACGACCAGGGCTGGGCGCAGTTCGGCGACATCGGCCACCTCGACGAGGACGGCTTCCTCTACCTGACCGACCGGGCGTCGTACACGATCATCACCGGGGGCGTGAACGTCTACCCGCAGGAGGCCGAGGACGTGCTGCTCGCGCACGACGCAGTGATGGACGCCGCCGTCTTCGGCGTGCCGGACGCCGACTTCGGCGAGGCCGTCCAGGCGGTCGTGCAGCCGCGGACCCTCCCGTCCTCCGCCGAGGAGGCCGCCGCCCTGGAGGCCGAGCTGATCGCGTACTGCCAGTCGAAGCTCTCGAAGATCAAGTGCCCGAAGGCCGTGCACTTCCGCGCCGAGCTGCCGCGCACCGACACCGGCAAGCTGTTCAAGCGGATCCTCAAGGACGAGTACGCGAAGGCGGCCGCCGAGGGCCGCGAGATCGCGGCCGTCTGA
- a CDS encoding lipase family protein, with the protein MRSLSRFLALALTLAVAAPAAAHAVTPPAGPRGDAFYAPPASLVRGGPPGSIVWARTADPLVRVPGARRTITVLHRSRAIDGTPNVASASVAFPRADPPAGGWRTVVWNHVTTGAADSCAPTRTREDSPEREKMTRADPMVRALLEAGFVVVRPDYEGLGTPGGHPYLVGRSLARTSVDAFRAARAVARRIGPRWLVAGHSEGGQAALFTGALGRAAVPGTTLEGVVAMAPPTHMRDYFALGPLIPVAGPGVAELSTLAGLILHGAALAEPRLARLYREGALSDRALALLPHLEERCFLELGRRDSWGGLAPAAIPGPRLDAARELLYRVLDESDPRAVRIPAGLPVRLDQGVIDPVVPVVFTEELVAGLRRGGTDVTYRRYPTATHQNITAADQAVVPATAWIAARLR; encoded by the coding sequence ATGCGGTCCCTGTCCCGGTTCCTCGCTCTCGCGCTGACGCTCGCCGTCGCGGCGCCCGCGGCCGCGCACGCCGTCACGCCGCCCGCCGGACCGCGCGGCGACGCGTTCTATGCGCCGCCCGCGTCGCTCGTGCGCGGGGGACCCCCGGGCTCGATCGTGTGGGCGCGGACCGCCGACCCCCTGGTCCGCGTCCCCGGTGCGCGCCGGACGATCACGGTCCTGCACCGCTCCCGCGCGATCGACGGGACGCCGAACGTCGCGTCCGCGAGCGTCGCGTTCCCGCGGGCCGATCCGCCCGCGGGCGGGTGGCGCACGGTGGTCTGGAACCACGTGACGACCGGGGCGGCGGACAGCTGCGCGCCGACGCGCACGCGGGAGGACTCGCCGGAGCGGGAGAAGATGACCCGGGCAGACCCGATGGTCCGGGCGCTGCTCGAGGCGGGCTTCGTCGTCGTCCGTCCCGACTACGAGGGTCTCGGCACGCCGGGCGGCCACCCGTACCTCGTGGGCCGCAGCCTCGCGCGGACCAGCGTCGACGCGTTCCGTGCCGCGCGCGCGGTCGCCAGGCGGATCGGGCCACGCTGGCTCGTCGCGGGGCACTCCGAGGGCGGGCAGGCCGCGCTGTTCACCGGGGCGCTCGGCCGGGCCGCCGTACCCGGGACGACGCTCGAGGGCGTGGTGGCGATGGCGCCGCCGACGCACATGCGCGACTACTTCGCGCTCGGCCCGCTGATCCCGGTCGCCGGCCCCGGCGTGGCCGAGCTGTCCACGCTCGCCGGGCTCATCCTCCACGGCGCCGCGCTCGCCGAGCCGCGCCTGGCGCGCCTCTACCGCGAGGGCGCGCTGAGCGACCGCGCGCTCGCGCTGCTGCCGCACCTGGAGGAGCGCTGCTTCCTGGAGCTCGGTCGCCGGGACTCGTGGGGAGGGCTTGCCCCGGCCGCGATCCCCGGGCCGCGGCTCGACGCCGCCCGGGAGCTCCTGTACCGCGTGCTCGACGAGAGCGATCCGCGCGCGGTGCGGATCCCCGCCGGACTGCCCGTCCGTCTGGATCAGGGCGTGATCGACCCCGTCGTGCCCGTCGTCTTCACCGAGGAGCTCGTCGCGGGCCTGCGCCGTGGCGGGACCGACGTCACCTACCGGCGGTACCCCACCGCCACGCACCAGAACATCACGGCCGCCGACCAGGCGGTCGTCCCCGCGACGGCGTGGATCGCCGCGCGCCTGCGCTGA
- a CDS encoding M28 family peptidase, producing MTARRLALVVLVALLAPPAAAAHARNPVPATLPSDDEIFRTIEEITAKGPRRLGTPGGPFAVNYVKGRFEQYGLKDVHVEETPAWSWEARGHRLTYGGREIPSSPAVYSQSPSARAVGRFDTPPGGLRSPLVDIRGASPEDLRGRDLRGRIVLFDLDFQLPLAGLLPFTEFLWDPANTLIASPKTLTQANPYITNFSAAIEAAQEAGAAGFVGVLGEYFDSHEYHNEFYRRLVVKIPGMWVTKAEGARLRAQLAADPDTPANLVLETTREEKPASVVVGVLPGRSTDAIMIQTHHDSGHTGAVEDGSGVAEVLALAKHYAAQPASSREKTLLFTTFDSHFTGYQAHFAFVKRHILERDPARDPYRIVANVTLEHIAKAALIGDDGSLQVSDLPEPRGIFENFNPALKADLIANVVRNDLRRTAVLNGTALQPVGVPTDASGVLVAGIPTASLIAGPIYLYDAADTLDKVLKDELQRVAQAFVEFIDRLDESPSETIGLVPLSASLALGRAATRAVTGERGTEVSTDRVEAAPTVGCVPAATGPAVAAVRLRRSGAVTRLTFRSRRSQRVRITVRHRSGRAVVLRRLTAIRGCRRYQVRLPATVERVRIGGRGGTVTARR from the coding sequence ATGACCGCCCGTCGCCTCGCCCTCGTCGTCCTCGTCGCGCTGCTCGCGCCTCCCGCAGCCGCGGCGCACGCCCGGAACCCCGTCCCCGCCACGCTCCCGTCCGACGATGAGATCTTCCGCACGATCGAGGAGATCACCGCGAAGGGCCCGCGCCGCCTGGGAACGCCCGGGGGCCCGTTCGCCGTGAACTACGTGAAGGGCCGGTTCGAGCAGTACGGGCTGAAGGACGTCCACGTGGAGGAGACGCCGGCGTGGTCGTGGGAGGCCCGCGGCCACCGCCTCACCTACGGCGGGCGCGAGATCCCGTCGTCCCCGGCGGTCTACTCGCAGAGCCCGTCCGCCCGGGCCGTCGGCCGCTTCGACACCCCGCCAGGGGGTCTGCGCTCCCCGCTCGTCGACATCCGCGGTGCGAGCCCGGAGGACCTTCGTGGCCGCGACCTGCGCGGTCGCATCGTGCTCTTCGACCTCGACTTCCAGCTGCCGCTCGCGGGGCTCCTGCCGTTCACCGAGTTCCTCTGGGACCCGGCCAACACGCTCATCGCCTCGCCGAAGACCCTGACCCAGGCGAACCCCTACATCACGAACTTCAGTGCCGCGATCGAGGCGGCGCAGGAGGCCGGGGCGGCGGGCTTCGTCGGCGTCCTCGGCGAGTACTTCGACTCGCACGAGTACCACAACGAGTTCTACCGCCGGCTCGTCGTGAAGATCCCCGGGATGTGGGTGACGAAGGCGGAGGGGGCGCGCCTGCGCGCGCAGCTGGCCGCCGACCCCGACACCCCGGCGAACCTCGTGCTCGAGACGACACGCGAGGAGAAGCCCGCGAGCGTCGTCGTCGGCGTGCTGCCGGGGCGCAGCACCGACGCGATCATGATCCAGACCCACCACGACTCCGGGCACACCGGCGCGGTGGAGGACGGCAGCGGCGTCGCCGAGGTGCTCGCGCTCGCCAAGCACTACGCCGCGCAGCCCGCGTCGAGCCGCGAGAAGACGCTGCTGTTCACGACCTTCGACTCGCACTTCACCGGCTACCAGGCGCACTTCGCGTTCGTGAAGCGCCACATCCTCGAGCGCGACCCGGCCCGTGATCCCTACCGGATCGTCGCGAACGTCACGCTCGAGCACATCGCGAAGGCCGCGCTGATCGGGGATGACGGGTCGCTGCAGGTGAGCGACCTGCCGGAGCCGCGCGGGATCTTCGAGAACTTCAACCCGGCGCTGAAGGCCGACCTGATCGCGAACGTCGTGCGCAACGACCTGCGGCGCACCGCGGTGCTCAACGGGACCGCGCTGCAGCCGGTCGGGGTGCCGACGGACGCGTCCGGCGTCCTCGTCGCGGGGATCCCGACCGCGAGCCTCATCGCCGGGCCGATCTACCTCTACGACGCCGCCGACACCCTCGACAAGGTCCTCAAGGACGAGCTGCAGCGGGTCGCGCAGGCGTTCGTCGAGTTCATCGACCGGCTGGACGAGTCCCCGTCGGAGACGATCGGTCTCGTGCCGCTGAGCGCGAGCCTCGCGCTCGGCCGCGCCGCGACGAGGGCGGTCACCGGGGAGCGGGGCACCGAGGTCTCGACGGACCGGGTGGAGGCGGCGCCCACGGTCGGCTGCGTGCCGGCGGCCACGGGTCCCGCGGTCGCCGCGGTCCGGCTGCGGCGCAGCGGCGCCGTGACGCGGCTGACGTTCCGCAGCCGGCGGTCCCAGCGCGTGCGGATCACGGTCCGTCACCGGTCGGGGCGGGCCGTCGTCCTGCGACGGCTGACCGCGATCCGCGGCTGCCGGCGCTACCAGGTGCGGCTGCCCGCGACCGTCGAGCGCGTCCGCATCGGCGGCCGGGGCGGGACGGTCACGGCGCGCCGGTGA
- a CDS encoding helix-turn-helix domain-containing protein produces MTDTRSLEPSPDAVRRMVEVLAPRLPGVAARTAERAVAEIPEYGVLDVAEVLEGIQRDLGLAVAALLEARTFTPQDRETMSLIGDTRAVQRLPLEGMLRVYRMTVDEIFRELWAAAEIGELQPFEVLQLTSRVWSYAGPLMDLATAAYRARELELALADSDRRTGLVHELLLSPSAAPASVAAAIGLDPLREVLAFRARTTTPDGPAALLSALKLPGVLDGGIAVPYEGDVIGLAPRRPTLPDAPGVVVGLGPVGPLAALPSSFALATRTVETAAAFGLHGVLTLDRVPLHAMTRAEAELAGLLHARCVRPVLDAPEVLDTVRAFLAHELAAEATADALAVHANTVRNRLHRYEALTGLSLRRLDDLVQLRLALLHQELTGAP; encoded by the coding sequence ATGACTGACACGCGGTCGCTGGAGCCGTCCCCGGACGCGGTCCGGCGGATGGTCGAGGTGCTCGCCCCGCGGCTCCCCGGGGTGGCGGCGCGGACCGCGGAGCGGGCCGTCGCGGAGATCCCCGAGTACGGGGTGCTGGACGTCGCGGAGGTGCTCGAGGGCATCCAGCGGGACCTCGGCCTCGCGGTCGCCGCGCTGCTGGAGGCGCGCACGTTCACCCCGCAGGACCGGGAGACGATGAGCCTGATCGGCGACACGCGCGCCGTCCAGCGCCTCCCCCTGGAGGGGATGCTGCGCGTCTACCGGATGACCGTCGACGAGATCTTCCGGGAGCTCTGGGCTGCCGCGGAGATCGGGGAGCTGCAGCCCTTCGAGGTGCTGCAGCTGACCAGCCGCGTCTGGAGCTACGCCGGACCGCTCATGGATCTGGCGACGGCCGCCTACCGGGCGCGGGAGCTCGAGCTCGCGCTCGCCGACAGCGACCGGCGGACCGGCCTCGTCCACGAGCTACTGCTCTCGCCCAGTGCGGCCCCCGCGTCGGTCGCGGCCGCGATCGGGCTCGACCCGCTGCGCGAGGTGCTCGCGTTCCGTGCCCGGACGACGACCCCGGACGGCCCCGCCGCCCTGCTCAGCGCGCTGAAGCTGCCCGGCGTCCTGGACGGGGGGATCGCGGTTCCCTACGAGGGTGACGTGATCGGCCTCGCCCCGCGCCGCCCGACGCTGCCCGACGCCCCGGGCGTGGTGGTCGGCCTCGGCCCGGTCGGGCCGCTGGCCGCGCTCCCGTCCTCGTTCGCGCTCGCCACCCGGACGGTCGAGACCGCCGCGGCGTTCGGGCTGCACGGCGTCCTGACGCTCGACCGCGTGCCGCTGCACGCGATGACCCGGGCGGAGGCGGAGCTCGCCGGCCTGCTGCACGCCCGGTGCGTGCGGCCGGTGCTCGACGCGCCCGAGGTCCTTGACACGGTCCGGGCGTTTCTCGCGCACGAGCTCGCCGCCGAGGCGACCGCCGACGCCCTCGCCGTGCACGCCAACACCGTCCGCAACCGGCTGCACCGCTACGAGGCGCTGACCGGCCTGTCGCTGCGCCGTCTGGACGACCTCGTGCAGCTGCGGCTCGCGCTGCTGCACCAGGAGCTCACCGGCGCGCCGTGA
- a CDS encoding DUF2237 family protein — MSERNVLGGPLEPCGTDPLTGFYRDGCCATGPEDLGAHTICAVVTEEFLAHQRSIGNDLSTPVPAFRFPGLVPGDRWCVTARNWLRAHEDGAAAFVVLAATNERTLDLVPLEALQEHAVDVPADPSSLLDD, encoded by the coding sequence ATGAGCGAGCGCAACGTCCTGGGCGGGCCGCTGGAGCCGTGCGGCACCGACCCCCTCACCGGCTTCTACCGTGACGGATGCTGCGCCACCGGGCCCGAGGACCTGGGGGCGCACACGATCTGCGCGGTCGTCACCGAGGAGTTCCTCGCGCACCAGCGGTCGATCGGCAACGACCTTTCCACCCCGGTGCCCGCCTTCCGCTTCCCGGGCCTCGTGCCCGGGGACCGCTGGTGCGTCACCGCGCGCAACTGGCTGCGCGCCCACGAGGACGGGGCCGCGGCGTTCGTCGTGCTCGCGGCGACGAACGAGCGGACCCTCGACCTCGTCCCGCTCGAGGCGCTGCAGGAGCACGCGGTCGACGTGCCCGCGGACCCATCGTCGCTGCTCGATGACTGA
- a CDS encoding ABC transporter permease, whose amino-acid sequence MSTVEHDQQDTFTTGEALHAALQSGERPPRPGALSTAMTFGWRGMLKIKHVPEQLLDVLVTPVLFLVMFTYLFGGAVAGGTGEYLQYILPGILVQAVLFTTVYSGVTLNTDMTKGVVDRVRTLPIWRPSPLVGAVLGDCVRYLIASAMTILVGIALGFDVEGGLLGAVAAVALVIAFAFGLSWVFTTLGLIMRTPNAVLNAGFMAVFPLLFLSNIFVDPATMPAGLEAFVDVNPISHLVTATRDLMAGSAAAGDVLLVLGEAAVITAVFAPLTARMYGRTR is encoded by the coding sequence ATGAGCACCGTCGAGCACGACCAGCAGGACACGTTCACCACCGGGGAGGCGCTCCACGCCGCCCTGCAGTCCGGGGAGCGCCCGCCGCGCCCCGGCGCGCTGTCGACCGCGATGACGTTCGGCTGGCGCGGCATGCTGAAGATCAAGCACGTGCCCGAGCAGCTCCTCGACGTCCTCGTGACGCCGGTGCTGTTCCTCGTGATGTTCACCTACCTGTTCGGCGGCGCGGTCGCCGGCGGGACCGGCGAGTACCTCCAGTACATCCTCCCCGGGATCCTCGTGCAGGCCGTCCTCTTCACCACCGTGTACTCCGGGGTGACGCTCAACACCGACATGACCAAGGGCGTCGTCGACCGCGTCCGCACCCTGCCGATCTGGCGGCCGTCCCCGCTCGTCGGCGCGGTCCTCGGCGACTGCGTCCGGTACCTGATCGCGTCGGCGATGACGATCCTCGTCGGCATCGCGCTCGGCTTCGACGTCGAGGGCGGCCTGCTCGGGGCCGTCGCCGCCGTCGCGCTCGTGATCGCGTTCGCGTTCGGCCTCAGCTGGGTCTTCACGACCCTCGGCCTGATCATGCGCACCCCCAACGCGGTGCTCAACGCCGGCTTCATGGCCGTCTTCCCGCTGCTGTTCCTGTCGAACATCTTCGTCGACCCGGCGACGATGCCCGCCGGCCTCGAGGCGTTCGTGGACGTCAACCCGATCTCCCACCTCGTGACCGCCACACGCGACCTGATGGCCGGCAGCGCGGCGGCCGGCGACGTCCTGCTCGTGCTCGGCGAGGCGGCGGTCATCACCGCGGTCTTCGCGCCGCTGACCGCGCGGATGTACGGGAGGACCAGGTAG
- a CDS encoding ATP-binding cassette domain-containing protein has protein sequence MSRDNGLAIEATGLIKTFGEHRAVDGVDLAVRRGTVYGVLGPNGAGKTTTIKMLATLLRPDGGTARVLGHDVVTEADRVRERISLTGQLASVDEDLTGRENLLLLARLLGYRGGAAAARADQLLAAFGLEAAAGRQAKHYSGGMRRRLDIAASIVVTPQLMFLDEPTTGLDPRSRAEVWDIVRALVGEGTTVLLCTQYLDEADQLADRIAVIDRGTVIAEGTPGQLKGSVGQSTLHVRLADPDRRTDARAALERAIGGEAQLLPEPASLTIPVADAALAARALGDLDGLGVRVESFGLGQPSLDEVFLALTGQTPDEQTPQQEATAR, from the coding sequence GTGTCACGCGACAACGGCCTCGCCATCGAGGCCACCGGACTGATCAAGACGTTCGGCGAGCACCGCGCCGTCGACGGCGTGGACCTCGCCGTGCGCCGCGGCACCGTCTACGGCGTCCTGGGCCCCAACGGGGCCGGGAAGACGACGACCATCAAGATGCTCGCCACGCTCCTGCGCCCCGACGGCGGGACCGCCCGCGTGCTCGGGCACGACGTCGTGACGGAGGCCGACCGGGTCCGCGAGCGGATCAGCCTCACCGGCCAGCTCGCCTCCGTCGACGAGGACCTCACCGGTCGCGAGAACCTCCTGCTGCTCGCCCGCCTGCTCGGCTACCGCGGCGGCGCCGCGGCCGCGCGCGCCGACCAGCTGCTCGCCGCCTTCGGCCTGGAGGCGGCCGCCGGACGGCAGGCCAAGCACTACTCCGGCGGCATGCGCCGGCGGCTGGACATCGCGGCGAGCATCGTCGTGACCCCCCAGCTGATGTTCCTCGACGAGCCGACCACCGGCCTGGACCCGCGCTCGCGCGCGGAGGTCTGGGACATCGTCCGCGCGCTCGTCGGCGAGGGCACGACGGTGCTGCTGTGCACGCAGTACCTCGACGAGGCCGACCAGCTCGCCGACCGCATCGCGGTGATCGACCGCGGCACCGTCATCGCCGAGGGCACCCCCGGGCAGCTGAAGGGATCCGTCGGGCAGAGCACGCTGCACGTGCGGCTCGCCGACCCGGACCGCCGCACCGACGCGCGCGCGGCACTCGAACGCGCGATCGGCGGGGAGGCGCAGCTGCTCCCCGAGCCCGCCTCCCTGACGATCCCGGTGGCCGACGCGGCGCTCGCCGCGCGCGCCCTCGGGGACCTCGATGGGCTCGGCGTCCGCGTCGAGAGCTTCGGCCTGGGCCAGCCGAGCCTCGACGAGGTCTTCCTCGCCCTCACCGGCCAGACCCCCGACGAGCAGACCCCGCAGCAGGAGGCGACCGCGCGATGA
- a CDS encoding MFS transporter: protein MVTAQTQDPHFERRWLILGVIGIAQLMVVLDATIVNIALPSAQADLGFSDANRQWIITAYALPFGSLLLLGGRISDLFGRKRAFITGLLGFAAASALGGLAQSFGVLVTARALQGAFGALLAPAALSLLAVTFTDPAERGKAFGIYGAIAGMGGAVGLLLGGVLTEVLDWRWCLFVTLVFALPAAAAGSRLLHHLPSPMRPPLDLPGTVTATTGLLALVYGFSHAESDGWTDALTLGLFVVAVVLLTVFVQLQRRAEHPLLPMRVVVDRNRGGAYFAMMSAGVGIFGVFIFLTFYLQQTLDFSPIETGVAFMPMNLSIVSTSILVNTRILARTGPRPLIPTGMGLAAVGLALLTRIEVDGGYATHVLPSLILVGIGFGLVFAPAFQGATAGVAPQDSGVASAMVNTSQQVGGAIGTALLTTLVVSATSGYVEDRVPGPAVAAEAAVHGYTVAFWVGAGIFVVGAIITRLLLRPGVLASPHAAPAAAH from the coding sequence ATGGTCACCGCACAGACCCAGGATCCCCACTTCGAGCGACGCTGGCTGATCCTCGGCGTCATCGGGATTGCGCAGCTCATGGTCGTCCTCGACGCGACGATCGTGAACATCGCGCTCCCGTCCGCCCAGGCGGACCTCGGCTTCTCCGACGCCAACCGCCAGTGGATCATCACCGCGTACGCGCTGCCCTTCGGCAGCCTGCTGCTGCTCGGCGGGCGCATCAGCGACCTGTTCGGGCGCAAGCGGGCGTTCATCACCGGGCTGCTCGGCTTCGCCGCCGCGTCCGCGCTTGGCGGCCTCGCCCAGAGCTTCGGGGTGCTCGTGACCGCCCGCGCGCTGCAGGGCGCGTTCGGGGCGCTGCTGGCCCCGGCGGCGCTGTCGCTGCTGGCGGTGACGTTCACCGACCCGGCCGAGCGTGGCAAGGCGTTCGGCATCTACGGCGCGATCGCGGGCATGGGCGGCGCGGTCGGGCTGCTGCTCGGCGGCGTCCTCACCGAGGTCCTCGACTGGCGCTGGTGCCTGTTCGTGACGCTCGTGTTCGCGCTGCCCGCCGCCGCAGCGGGGTCGCGCCTGCTGCACCACCTGCCCTCCCCGATGCGCCCGCCGCTGGACCTGCCCGGCACCGTCACCGCGACGACCGGCCTGCTGGCGCTCGTCTACGGCTTCTCGCACGCCGAGAGCGACGGCTGGACCGACGCGCTGACGCTCGGCCTGTTCGTGGTCGCGGTCGTCCTGCTGACCGTGTTCGTGCAGCTGCAGCGCCGCGCCGAGCACCCGCTGCTGCCGATGCGCGTCGTGGTCGACCGCAACCGGGGCGGCGCGTACTTCGCGATGATGAGCGCCGGCGTCGGCATCTTCGGCGTCTTCATCTTCCTGACGTTCTACCTGCAGCAGACGCTCGACTTCTCGCCGATCGAGACCGGCGTGGCGTTCATGCCGATGAACCTCTCGATCGTCTCGACGTCGATCCTCGTGAACACCCGGATCCTCGCCCGGACCGGTCCCCGGCCGCTGATCCCCACCGGCATGGGGCTCGCCGCGGTCGGTCTCGCGCTGCTGACCCGCATCGAGGTCGACGGCGGCTACGCCACCCACGTGCTGCCGTCGCTGATCCTCGTCGGCATCGGGTTCGGGCTCGTCTTCGCCCCCGCCTTCCAGGGTGCGACCGCGGGCGTCGCGCCGCAGGACTCCGGCGTCGCGTCGGCGATGGTCAACACCTCCCAGCAGGTCGGCGGCGCGATCGGCACCGCGCTCCTGACGACGCTCGTGGTCTCGGCCACCAGCGGGTACGTCGAGGACCGCGTGCCCGGCCCCGCGGTCGCCGCGGAGGCGGCGGTGCACGGCTACACGGTCGCGTTCTGGGTCGGAGCGGGGATCTTCGTGGTCGGGGCGATCATCACCCGGCTGCTGCTGCGCCCCGGGGTGCTGGCGAGCCCCCACGCCGCGCCCGCCGCCGCGCACTGA